A region from the Lepidochelys kempii isolate rLepKem1 chromosome 16, rLepKem1.hap2, whole genome shotgun sequence genome encodes:
- the RNF183 gene encoding E3 ubiquitin-protein ligase RNF183 encodes MAPCPTETMSEGLCGESEADCPVCWNPFNNTFRTPKLLECQHYFCIECLAHLSLVSPDRNRLQCPLCRHPTVLPSNQPITELPTNSDVLRLLKLEPNHIILEGRQLCLKDEQKSRYFLRQPRVYTLNLGTDPGPRLGSSQASPRPTSIPSRSSLRQCIRNPQFRIFAYLMAIILTVTLLLIFSIFWTKQFLWGIG; translated from the coding sequence ATGGCGCCTTGCCCCACTGAGACCATGTCAGAAGGGCTGTGCGGGGAGTCAGAGGCAGACTGCCCGGTTTGCTGGAACCCCTTCAACAACACCTTCCGCACCCCAAAGCTCCTGGAGTGCCAGCACTACTTTTGTATCGAGTGCCTGGCACACCTGAGCCTGGTGTCCCCTGACCGCAACCGGCTGCAATGCCCACTCTGCCGCCACCCCACAGTGCTCCCCTCCAACCAGCCCATCACCGAGCTGCCCACCAACTCGGATGTCCTGCGGCTGCTCAAACTGGAGCCCAACCATATCATCCTGGAGGGCCGGCAGCTGTGCTTAAAGGATGAGCAGAAATCACGGTACTTCCTGCGCCAGCCCAGGGTTTATACCCTCAACCTGGGAACAGATCCAGGGCCCAGGCTAGGTAGCTCCCAGGCTTCCCCTAGGCCGACCTCCATCCCCAGCCGCTCTTCCCTTCGGCAGTGCATACGCAACCCCCAGTTCCGCATCTTCGCCTACCTGATGGCCATCATCCTCACTGTGACGCTGCTGCTCATCTTCTCCATCTTCTGGACCAAGCAGTTCCTGTGGGGCATAGGCTGA
- the PRPF4 gene encoding U4/U6 small nuclear ribonucleoprotein Prp4: MASSRAPAMRLVPGRAPLPQPGPAPSPRATKNKLSEDSDAPPPKRSHIFYGSLEEKERERLAKGESGLLGRDRVKAAIEAGNINITSGEVFDLEDHISERQAEVLAEFERRKRARQINVSTDDSEVKACLRALGEPITLFGEGPAERRERLRNILSVVGTDALKKTKKDDEKSKKSKEEYQQTWYHEGPNSLKTARLWIANYSLPRATKRLEEARLYKEIPEATRTSQKQELHKSLRSLNNFCSQIGDDRPISYCHFSPNSKLLATACWSGLCKLWSVPDCSLVHTLRGHNTNVGAIVFHPQATVSLDKKDVNLASCAADGSVKLWSLESDEPVADIEGHTMRVARVMWHPSGRFLGTTCYDHSWRLWDLQAQEEILHQEGHSKGVYDIAFHIDGSLAGTGGMDAFGRVWDLRTGRCIMFLEGHLKEIYGINFSPNGYHIATGSGDNTCKVWDLRQRKCVYTIPAHQNLVTGVKFEPTHGNFLLTGAYDNTAKIWTHPGWSPLKTLAGHEGKVMGLDISSDGQLIATCSYDRTFKLWMAE; the protein is encoded by the exons ATGGCCTCCTCGCGGGCCCCCGCCATGCGTCTCGTCCCGGGGCGGGCCCCGCTTCCCCAGCCAGGCCCGGCTCCATCCCCGCGG GCAACAAAAAACAAGCTCTCAGAGGACAGTGATGCTCCCCCACCCAAGAGATCCCATATCTTCTACGGCagtttggaggagaaggaaagggaacGTCTTGCCAAAGGAGAATCAGGGCTGCTGGGAAGAGATAGAGTGAAAGCTGCGATTGAGGCAGGCAATATTAACATAACCAGCG GTGAGGTCTTTGATCTTGAAGACCACATAAGTGAGCGTCAGGCAGAAGTGTTGGCTGAGTTTGAGCGCAGGAAGCGTGCCAGGCAGATCAACGTTTCCACGGATGACTCTGAAGTCAAGGCATGCCTACGAGCACTTGGGGAGCCCATCACGCTCTTCGGAGAGGGGCCTGCAGAACGGAGAGAAAG ACTGAGAAATATCCTCTCGGTGGTTGGCACAGACGCCTTAAAAAAGACCAAGAAAGATGATGAAAAATCTAAGAAATCCAAAGAAGAG taTCAGCAAACTTGGTACCATGAAGGGCCTAACAGCCTGAAAACAGCTAGGTTGTGGATCGCCAACTACTCACTCCCCAG GGCAACGAAGCGGCTGGAAGAAGCCCGTCTGTATAAAGAGATTCCAGAGGCGACCAGGACATCCCAGAAGCAAGAACTGCACAAATCCCTGAGG TCCTTGAATAATTTCTGCAGTCAGATTGGGGATGACCGCCCGATATCTTACTGCCATTTCAGTCCAAATTCCAAACTCCTGGCTACAGCCTGCTG GAGTGGCCTGTGCAAGCTCTGGTCTGTGCCTGACTGCAGTCTTGTTCATACTTTACGAG GGCACAACACCAACGTAGGAGCAATAGTGTTCCATCCCCAGGCTACTGTCTCCCTGGACAAGAAGGACGTGAATCTGGCCTCTTGTGCAGCTGATGGCTCTGTCAAACTCTGGAGCCTTGAAAG TGATGAACCAGTGGCAGATATCGAGGGCCACACAATGAGAGTGGCACGAGTGATGTGGCATCCCTCCGGGAGGTTCCTGGGCACCACTTG CTATGATCACTCCTGGCGCCTCTGGGACCTGCAAGCTCAAGAGGAGATTCTCCATCAGGAGGGGCACAGCAAGGGGGTCTATGACATCGCCTTCCACATTGATGGCTCTCTTGCTGGGACTGG TGGCATGGATGCCTTTGGTCGGGTGTGGGATCTGCGTACTGGGCGCTGTATCATGTTCCTGGAGGGCCACCTGAAGGAAATCTATGGGATTAATTTCTCCCCGAATGG ATATCACATAGCGACTGGCAGTGGAGACAACACGTGCAAAGTGTGGGACCTCCGCCAGAGGAAGTGTGTCTACACCATACCTGCCCACCAGAACCTGGTGACCGGAGTGAAGTTTGAAC CTACGCATGGTAACTTCCTGCTCACCGGCGCTTATGATAACACAGCCAAGATCTGGACTCACCCAGGCTGGTCCCCTCTGAAAACGCTGGCTGGCCACGAGGGAAAAGTAATGGGACTGGATATCTCCTCAGATGGGCAGCTAATAGCAACATGCTCATATGACAGAACCTTCAAGCTGTGGATGGCAGAGTAG
- the CDC26 gene encoding anaphase-promoting complex subunit CDC26, which yields MLRRKPTRLELKLDDIEEFESIRKDLESRKKQREDVDVVGASDGEGAIGLSNDHKSREQMINDRIGYKPQPKPNNRSSQFGSFEF from the exons ATGCTGCGTCGGAAACCAACCCGCCTGGAGCTGAAACTAGATGATATAGAAGAGTTTGAGAGTATTAGAAAGGATCTTGAG agtcGCAAGAAGCAGCGTGAAGATGTGGATGTAGTGGGAGCCAGTGATGGAGAAGGAGCTATTGGTCTGAGCAATGACCACAAGAGTCGAGAACAAATGATAAATGACCGAATTGGTTACAAACCTCAACCCAAACCCAACAACCGTTCCTCCCAGTTTGGAAGCTTTGAATTCTAG